A region from the Oceanidesulfovibrio marinus genome encodes:
- a CDS encoding ABC transporter ATP-binding protein gives MSIVACHELSKVYTQGQTKVHALDKVSLTIDSGGFVALAGPSGSGKTTLLNMIGGLDRPDTGTVVVDGHELNGLSQGDLADMRLKKIGFIFQAYNLIPVLSAQENVEFVMLLQGVAENERRDKARAILDDVGLANMYNRRPTELSGGQQQRVAVARAIVSDPAIVLADEPTANLDSTTGEGLLEMMHDMNENKGVTFIFSTHDDMVMEHARRLVRLKDGRIVGDEVREKVGV, from the coding sequence ATGAGCATTGTTGCATGTCACGAGTTATCCAAGGTCTATACGCAGGGGCAGACCAAGGTGCACGCCCTGGACAAGGTCAGTCTGACCATCGATTCCGGCGGATTCGTGGCCCTGGCCGGGCCTTCCGGCTCGGGCAAAACCACCCTGCTCAACATGATCGGCGGCCTGGACCGGCCCGACACCGGCACCGTGGTCGTGGACGGGCATGAGCTCAACGGCCTGAGCCAGGGCGACCTGGCCGACATGCGGCTCAAGAAGATCGGCTTCATCTTCCAGGCCTACAATCTCATCCCGGTGCTCTCGGCCCAGGAGAACGTGGAGTTCGTCATGCTGCTGCAGGGCGTTGCGGAAAATGAGCGTCGCGACAAGGCCCGCGCCATCCTGGACGACGTGGGACTGGCCAACATGTACAACCGCCGGCCGACCGAACTCTCCGGCGGGCAGCAGCAACGCGTGGCCGTGGCCCGCGCCATCGTCTCCGACCCGGCCATTGTGCTGGCCGACGAGCCCACGGCCAACCTGGACTCCACCACCGGCGAAGGGCTGCTGGAGATGATGCACGACATGAACGAGAACAAGGGCGTCACCTTCATCTTCTCCACCCACGACGACATGGTCATGGAACACGCCAGGCGGCTGGTGCGGCTCAAGGACGGCCGCATCGTGGGTGACGAGGTGCGCGAAAAGGTCGGCGTGTGA
- a CDS encoding ABC transporter permease has product MFFQMAWRNLWRNPKRTFVLLAAILVGVWSLIFFTAFMMGMLDSMMHNAINTLTGHIQVHAQGFRDDPVIQNAMPDGAPVENALRETLPQGSHWTMRIRMDGVVNTARDTAGVNIVGVDPEREAAVSFFGPKALAEGAMLGKDDPYAIVVGRALAKDFDTGVGKKMVLMAQDTSGEIASRAFRIKGIYTAELEATEKGYVFVSIPAARDMLGLDKQISEFAVLLPDISQSAPVAQKISAALKQDDPGTAYEVDTWKELLPLISAYLGNVDTYMYLWYLVVFIAMGFGIVNTILMAVLERIREFGLLKALGMKPWWIVRLVLAEAVLLLVIGMIGGNLLGFASVAALSHTGIDFSAFARGSQYFGMSRVVYPVITLNNVVAANLLVFVLGALVSVYPAVKAARFTPVEALTHT; this is encoded by the coding sequence ATGTTTTTCCAAATGGCCTGGCGTAACCTCTGGCGCAACCCCAAGCGCACCTTTGTGCTGCTGGCCGCCATCCTGGTCGGCGTCTGGAGCCTCATATTCTTCACCGCGTTCATGATGGGCATGCTGGACAGCATGATGCACAACGCCATCAACACCCTCACCGGCCATATCCAGGTGCATGCGCAAGGGTTCCGGGATGATCCCGTGATCCAGAACGCCATGCCCGATGGCGCGCCGGTGGAAAATGCGCTGCGCGAGACCCTGCCCCAGGGCAGCCACTGGACCATGCGCATCCGCATGGACGGCGTGGTGAACACGGCGCGCGACACGGCCGGCGTGAACATCGTGGGCGTGGACCCGGAGCGCGAGGCCGCTGTCTCATTTTTTGGACCCAAGGCCCTGGCGGAAGGCGCAATGCTCGGCAAGGACGACCCCTATGCCATCGTGGTGGGCCGCGCTCTGGCCAAGGACTTCGACACCGGCGTGGGCAAGAAGATGGTGCTCATGGCCCAGGACACCTCGGGCGAGATCGCCTCCCGCGCCTTCCGGATAAAAGGCATCTACACGGCGGAGCTGGAGGCCACGGAAAAGGGCTACGTCTTTGTCTCCATCCCGGCGGCGCGTGACATGCTCGGCCTGGACAAGCAGATCTCCGAGTTCGCCGTGCTCCTGCCGGACATCAGCCAGAGCGCGCCCGTGGCCCAGAAGATATCCGCGGCACTGAAACAGGACGACCCGGGCACGGCCTACGAGGTGGATACCTGGAAAGAGCTGCTGCCGCTGATCTCCGCCTATCTGGGCAACGTGGATACGTACATGTACCTCTGGTACCTCGTGGTCTTCATCGCCATGGGCTTCGGCATCGTGAACACCATCCTCATGGCCGTGCTGGAGCGCATCCGGGAGTTCGGCCTGCTCAAGGCGCTGGGCATGAAGCCATGGTGGATCGTGCGCCTGGTGCTGGCCGAGGCCGTGCTGCTCCTGGTCATCGGCATGATCGGCGGCAATCTCCTGGGCTTTGCCAGCGTGGCCGCCCTGTCCCACACGGGCATCGATTTTTCGGCTTTTGCCCGCGGCTCCCAGTATTTCGGCATGTCGCGGGTGGTTTACCCCGTCATCACGCTCAACAACGTGGTGGCGGCCAACCTTCTTGTATTCGTCCTGGGCGCGCTGGTCAGCGTGTATCCGGCGGTGAAGGCCGCGCGCTTCACCCCGGTGGAGGCCCTGACCCACACCTGA
- a CDS encoding ABC transporter permease, which yields MSIESRMGWRNIWRNPRRSVLTMTAIAFAVALLVFMLSFQMGTYHAMIENAVTIRTGHIQVQATGYHKDHKMWQVVEHPDQVSRLLDSIPGVKAYAPRANGFALLSSDQRTYGGMVVGIDPEAEARVSTLKSIIREGEYLSPDDGPQALVGRLLAKNLKIGLGDEIVMLGNGRDGSIAAMIYTVKGIYSSGQDEFDRSSIQVPLKNFQDTFAMRGAVHRMVVVADSLDVVPDVEQALTAKLGSVQNDPPLTALTWDELMPGLQESISLDFISGVIMYIMLSVVVAFSILNTFLMAVFERTREFGVLMALGTRPGKLTKLLLMESTFLTLAGVAAGFALGVGVTIFFEHYGIPLGESVQQMAQQYGIPERLYPRLSLIPLTVGPGIVLVITFVTALFPAFKVRSIKPVDALATV from the coding sequence ATGTCCATTGAATCGCGGATGGGCTGGCGCAACATCTGGCGCAACCCGCGGCGTTCCGTGCTGACCATGACGGCCATCGCATTCGCCGTGGCCCTGCTCGTGTTCATGCTCTCCTTCCAGATGGGCACCTACCACGCCATGATCGAGAACGCCGTGACCATCCGCACCGGCCACATCCAGGTGCAGGCCACGGGCTATCACAAGGATCACAAGATGTGGCAGGTGGTGGAGCACCCGGACCAGGTGTCCAGATTATTGGACTCCATCCCCGGTGTGAAGGCCTACGCCCCGCGCGCCAACGGCTTTGCCCTGCTCTCCTCGGACCAGCGCACCTACGGCGGCATGGTCGTGGGCATCGATCCCGAGGCCGAGGCCCGCGTCTCCACGCTCAAGTCCATCATCCGCGAGGGCGAGTACCTCTCCCCGGACGATGGCCCCCAGGCATTGGTGGGCCGTCTGCTGGCCAAGAACCTCAAGATCGGGCTGGGCGACGAGATCGTGATGCTAGGCAACGGCCGTGACGGCTCCATCGCCGCCATGATCTACACCGTGAAAGGCATCTATTCCTCGGGCCAGGACGAGTTCGACCGTTCCTCCATCCAGGTGCCGCTCAAAAACTTCCAGGACACGTTTGCCATGCGCGGCGCCGTGCACAGAATGGTTGTCGTGGCGGATTCCCTGGATGTCGTGCCCGACGTGGAGCAGGCGCTGACCGCAAAGCTGGGCTCTGTCCAAAATGATCCGCCCCTGACCGCCCTCACCTGGGACGAGCTCATGCCCGGCCTGCAGGAGTCCATTTCTTTGGACTTCATCAGCGGCGTCATCATGTACATCATGCTCTCCGTGGTGGTCGCCTTCAGCATCCTGAACACCTTTCTCATGGCCGTGTTCGAGCGCACGCGCGAGTTCGGCGTGCTCATGGCTCTGGGCACCCGGCCCGGCAAGCTCACCAAGCTGCTGCTCATGGAGTCCACCTTCCTGACCCTGGCCGGGGTGGCCGCCGGATTCGCCCTGGGCGTGGGCGTCACCATCTTCTTCGAGCACTACGGCATTCCCCTGGGCGAAAGCGTGCAGCAGATGGCCCAGCAGTATGGCATCCCGGAGCGGCTCTACCCCAGGCTCAGCCTCATTCCGCTCACCGTGGGGCCGGGCATCGTGCTGGTCATCACCTTTGTCACGGCCCTGTTCCCGGCCTTCAAGGTCCGCTCCATCAAACCGGTGGACGCGCTGGCCACTGTCTGA
- a CDS encoding outer membrane lipoprotein-sorting protein: protein MRIRISSILLAAAALILGAQTASAVTADELVQRAHDYLRGRTSVSVVDMTIHRPSWERSMTIKAWTRGVEDSIFKIIEPAKDKDNGTLKLGHEMWTYNPKINRVIKIPPSMMSQSWMGSDFSNNDLAKSDTILTDYTHTIIGQEQHEGKTVYVIESIPKPHAPVVWGKQVLKVREDDIYISQEFFDEDMQSVKILEMLKISEMGGKLYPTVWKMHKTDVTDEYTVLDYKELHFDVDLSDDLFTVQALKRPLR from the coding sequence ATGCGCATTCGGATTTCTTCCATCCTACTGGCTGCGGCCGCCCTGATCCTCGGGGCGCAGACCGCCTCCGCCGTCACCGCCGACGAGCTGGTGCAGCGCGCGCACGACTACCTGCGCGGCAGGACCTCCGTCTCCGTGGTGGACATGACCATCCACCGCCCCAGCTGGGAGCGGTCCATGACCATCAAGGCCTGGACCCGCGGCGTGGAGGACAGCATCTTCAAGATCATCGAGCCGGCCAAGGACAAGGACAACGGCACGCTCAAGCTGGGCCACGAGATGTGGACCTACAACCCCAAGATCAACCGCGTGATCAAGATCCCGCCGTCCATGATGTCGCAGTCGTGGATGGGCTCGGACTTCTCCAATAACGACCTTGCCAAGTCCGACACCATCCTTACGGATTACACCCACACAATCATCGGTCAGGAGCAGCACGAGGGCAAGACCGTGTACGTCATCGAGTCCATCCCCAAGCCGCACGCGCCCGTGGTCTGGGGCAAGCAGGTGCTCAAGGTCCGCGAGGACGACATCTACATCTCCCAGGAGTTCTTCGACGAGGACATGCAGTCCGTGAAGATACTGGAGATGCTGAAGATCAGCGAGATGGGCGGCAAGCTCTACCCCACGGTCTGGAAGATGCACAAGACCGACGTCACGGACGAGTACACCGTGCTGGACTACAAGGAGCTGCACTTCGACGTGGACCTGTCCGATGACCTCTTCACCGTGCAAGCGCTCAAGCGGCCGCTGAGGTAG
- a CDS encoding TetR/AcrR family transcriptional regulator yields the protein MGSSTTQDRKSAKREAIIQAAAAVFAERGFAGATVAGIAASADVGKGTVYEYFDSKEDIFLAVFELLMGQLAEDLATQHPGGSAVEQLRVFSEAFVAWINHTSEAYSLTLEFWAAAGTSPMRDRLMAAFRQGYLQYREFIADILHQGQEHGEIRPGVDVEAVATALVGMWDALGLQAWMFTDLDVESVNRGFLDAMLTGLIPQA from the coding sequence ATGGGTTCCAGCACTACACAGGACAGAAAAAGCGCCAAGCGCGAGGCCATCATCCAGGCCGCAGCCGCCGTGTTCGCGGAACGCGGGTTCGCCGGCGCCACCGTGGCGGGCATCGCCGCCAGCGCCGACGTGGGCAAGGGCACGGTGTACGAGTATTTTGACAGCAAGGAGGACATCTTCCTTGCCGTCTTCGAGCTGCTCATGGGCCAGCTCGCCGAGGATCTGGCCACCCAGCATCCCGGCGGAAGCGCTGTGGAGCAGCTGCGCGTCTTTTCCGAGGCTTTCGTGGCGTGGATCAACCATACCAGCGAGGCGTACAGCCTGACCCTGGAGTTCTGGGCCGCTGCCGGCACCTCCCCCATGCGCGACCGGCTCATGGCCGCCTTCCGCCAGGGCTATCTCCAGTACCGGGAGTTCATCGCCGACATTCTGCACCAGGGCCAGGAGCACGGCGAAATTCGCCCCGGCGTGGATGTCGAGGCTGTGGCCACCGCCCTGGTCGGCATGTGGGACGCCCTGGGCCTGCAGGCCTGGATGTTTACGGACCTGGACGTGGAAAGCGTGAACCGCGGTTTTCTCGACGCAATGCTCACGGGGCTTATCCCCCAAGCCTGA